Part of the Capsicum annuum cultivar UCD-10X-F1 chromosome 12, UCD10Xv1.1, whole genome shotgun sequence genome is shown below.
gtttgtaatgccccaaaaatgggtcctgaagcgtcacacggtgcttaaggctacaagtagccccaagctaatcctttgagccatcTAACACTATCAAAAGCTTATTTTGGGATCATTAAAATCAAAACATTTAAACATCATCAATAATGTCTTACTGCAATATGGATAAGtatggaaagtaacaaaatacagaTATCTGACAACTCTGACCAATCTGACAATTCTGgcctgacaaacctctactaaaCAATgtatcaatgagccattgggacaagccCTAACTGACCCAAACTCAagagataaaataaacaactcaTAGTAAGACagaaaatctgaataacttgtcctcgaatcatgaggactcaccactgcaggaAACGTGGATCAATATGCTCGGAAGGTCACTGTCAAatttgggactgagcacctgaacctacattacagggaaaatgtagcccacatgcgaacatgtgggtcagtaccatggaatatgtaccgagtatatgggggtgcatgaaataatcatatatatatatatatatatatatatatatatatataatgatcatGTCATAGGCtctcttttcaaatcatgcatgaaatttgtaattGGCTCACAAAGCttgaagaaatctaaaatctgagaTCATACAAAATAAACGGTAAAACTTGCAAAATCTgaatatcatgagccattacactaaatccaaatatcaagatttcttttcttattctcataTCAAgtaatcttagtgaaatctggaatatagaatacatcataaatctgcatcTCAAATCTCGTTTAACATTAGTAAAAttaatctaagaatgagggacgactctttgggaggttcttctaaccgacatgtacaccatgtgagcatcaatgatgtcccacgacttgcccCCGTAGGTTAGgtctgttctacccttgccatcggaatagaacaatctcatttcagtgatcactatctcaattatCCACAATTCGTAGAAgtaaatatctcaacctacgatggcacgtagttttggggtatgaaaccgtagtaacatactcaactcggtgctaaatactactcccaatactatgctaaaacatctcaagaaaatccactttaaaggtAATCTCATATCTCATAAGGAAATCAATGATAAAGCTTGTAATctcgtttcataaagtggatttcaactccattatgaccaaaaggtcaaatctttctaaattGCTTCAAAATATTCTAAACGTGGGTGCATGTAGCACctaaattctcaaaaacatcaagcTCAAAGAGGGTTTAATGAACCATATATCAATACTTTGACAAAacatttcaaagttcatgctttatatcataaacatgcataattcatttagaaatctggaaatttcagctttaagcataataacaatatcaaactCATGGAATTTATCTTCTAGACatatagaaatatcataatctcttgaacaacaacatatgGTATAAATTAATATCTCAAATTCAGGAAAAGACacataaaatcatgtatctttgtaaattaAATTCaagttttgagcacaagaacgaaagagtgttcttattcataaccccacatacctcaagaTTGGAGATATTGAATGAACTCTCTACTCCGAAACTCTATCCATGAAATTTTTAGGTGTTTCTTGTAGCTATCGAAAAGGGAATTTCGAATGtccaaaaatatttgaaaagttaCGGTTGAATCACGAGTTCTCTTGACTTCTCTATAGAAACCCTAAGGTTTGTTCTTGGTCAATTTGGGtgaaagtgatgatattttggtgttttaggGATTTAATCCTGTGTTAGAGAGGATAGAGGATTCAGAAATTACCATCTTGCTCTTAATGAAACAGATGAAGCTGGAATATTGGCCTGGCGCGATTAGCAGGCGGCGCCTGCTCTAGAGCGGTGCACTACCCCAGGCGGCGCCTGCTAATCGTAGGGTGCTACTGGAATAAAAACCAAACGTGGTCTTAGCctcgtccaaaaattccaaaactcacccggaaCATGCTACGCCCTTGCCCCATTGCAATGcaataaaaatttcaagaaacgAATGTCGGGAAGGTCACAAAAAATTCAACGAAGGTGAATggtccaaaataaaactaagtgttgaaactCTTAGCTgaaaattctaagtgttaagctCAACTTGACTCTTTTCGAAGGCTTTAAAGACAAGAAAATCCTTGTTGTCTTACACTCTCTCGATCCCTATCCTGATTGCAGCTTGCTGATCTATAGGTCCCTTAACCGTTCTTTCTGGTCTTACTGGCGGACTCAACTATTCTTCAAACTATTCATGGTAGTCTGGATGTACTTCTCTTTTCTCACGTTCTATGACCATTGTTTCAATCCCCATGACACGGCAACCTTCCCAAATCTGTTGGGCCAATTCCTTTGGAAGTGGAATCTCTGGTCTaacctcaaatacaaactcagTCATATTTTCCGTTATGGTAATTATTTGACACATGCCTAGCTGACATAGAACTCTCAATGGAACATACGATTGAACTCCCCTAATACCCATTAATAATAAGAATGGCCGAACAATAGAACCATGTATGACTTGtctccaagggaaccaaggtagatttcaagtgattttatCAGCAGTCAAAGAACGAAAAAACTTATCCCGATCTCTAATTCCTTCTGGgcatttatatttctctaacctctCTTCGTAATCTTTGATACGATTAAATCATTCAGGATTAAAATTTTCCATTGTCGAACGTCGATAAAGATGTTCCACAATCCACATCTGTAGCAAGATATTACATccctaaaaaaaattcttttctttctgaCAAACGGTCAAAGCACGGTAAATATTAGCCAAGATCATTGGTACCATAGTCtaatctttcttaatcagtatctTTACCACTCCTGCTAAATGAATGTTAATTTTTTGTTCTCTCCTTGGGAAGACCATAGTGCCTAAAAAGTctaccatgaatgcaaatcgTCTGTGAACCTTCCAAGCCTCAAAATTCCCCTTATTACAGAGCTGCTTACCGTCTTTTTTGAACCCCTCTTGCCTTCCGTATCTATAGTACAAAAACTGCAAGGAAACCCAACCTTTTTACATCAATTCTTCTTTTGAGTTCCGTATGTTCATGAGTTTGCAGAATTTTTTTATCGAAATAAGTCTCGGGGCGATAAGTTTCTTCCGATGCATATCCCCTTATCCAACATAGGTCGTTATCTCCTCTACAATAGGAGtcaactcaaaatttaaaaaatgaaacgCATTGTTCTTCGGGTTCCATAAGGTTAGTAACACATCAATCACCTCCTTATTCAGCTTGATTGTCATAATACTCGTCAAAAAACtcaaatacttatgtatctcgTCATAATCGAATGTATCCATTTCGTTCCACCATAATCAAAGCTGCAAAGGGGTACAATCCAAAACCTGAAGCGATACACTcccatctctctttctctttggaCGCTTTCCATGAACAGGGGagacattttatacctattgacaGGGACATAAGATTAATAAATGTCTAAACTTAGATAgattttaatttatcaattttgaaaagaatttacaaCTTGACTTGTGAAACGTAGTACGACCATTATTCAGACTTAGTTGCAAagaacaattttatcaaaatcaaaatgagaaaaacatgaccaataaaatttttaggaaaaacatTTATTTAAATTGACTCTATCAAAAATTTTACAATAACATACCTCTAGACAAATTTAACTATATGTTTAGATACAATACCCCCTTAAGTACatttaaaaagaacaaaaataaaataaaaggatttagaaataaagaaaagaagaatgattGTTTTATGTACGAAGTTGTATAAAATTTTAGTCTTACGACCCCTAAAGGTTTAGGActgttaaaatatatgtttatatattttattattattttataaaaattcagctcacgacccctaaaggttcaggctattatgatttttatgttaaaattaattttgaaaataaaaataaaaattaaaataaagataataatattcatgaaaacaatcatttttattattattattattattattattattattattattattatttttctaaaaatatccttcgaaaaatctgtaaataaatatattattattatttttcaaataaatagtCGTATCCTGGgtaggacttcctacgtatctcacaaaaagtgagaatcagaccctcgtagttcataaagATTGTAAAAACTATGTTGctgtatattttaaaaaaatctttatttttaaaaataaatttttctttcaaaaatgattaactaaatttgagaataaattaaTCTCTCGCATTTTAAAACTGTCTAAAGCCGATCAACAAATAAATAGTCTTCTAagcaaatgtcaaagagcacgtaggatgcacatgttggtctttataaattaggtcacgtgtcctagacagacccggccTCTGTGCCGAGTCTcactaagtcaaatgcatatgatgtaaataaagcggcacctaatagggataatcagattctgagttttcagttcttctaagtttaaacctaatagggataggtgtctagactggcttacccgagcggacactcgagctgggagggacaacttggtcggtagcaggaaaacaccgccttcgttgtcgatccgaaccccgcctaacatgtgtgactataatccttcaccaagTGCTTTGACACTctggctatctcaaaaagaaagtacgATTCATgcgctgcattccttctatcctatttcagaaaTTCAGAGGGGGTGCGCAAAAGAAGACAATTTaatcaatatcaaagcggtaaataagcgacaagtagcacataaggccaacaaacacaatatcaacaataattaaagcaagtataagtcaatataaaaaggtCGAATTCTTAttaatccccagcagagtcgccaaagatgtcacacccctttttcgtccAAAGGGATCGAATCGAaggatttttttcaattaaagtgacaatATTGAGTAaggattattttaattacagagtcgccacttggaattgagttatagtgttccaagtcacctttttgaatccctaatcaaaaggaaatgactctttattgtgGTCTGCGAAAActgaagaccgggtaaggaattctgttgaccgaggggaaggtgtgaagCACCCCtcaagtcccgtggttctagcacggtctctTTCATTGATTTATACTTAACTAAAACTATTTCGATAAATTGTGGTGAGGTctaaattcgctcatttttattataacGAAAACTTgtctattatattatattaaataaatcagtgaaaatttaaaaatctttgtcaaattaattttagaaaaataattaccAAGGTGTATTCTTAGTTCCCTGTATTTTAAAATGTCTCGAAAAGATACGTACACCGCGTTCTTGATTGAGACGAATAATTTCATTGTGattaaaatgttaaaatattaatttatctttttgcaaaaaaaaaaaaataataacaaattattTGTTCAAAAGTCTAATTAAACTTAACAAAATTTTGAGCAAAATTCAATCTAAGCGGTTAATCAATAATAAAACTATTAAACTTTATTAATAACTACGAACAAAAATAGTAAATCGTTTAAAAACGGTCAACTTATTTAATAACTAATTATGAAACttgttaataataatgaaaaaaaataaaataaattaataataataataattaaaaaaataatggaaatacaCAACTAACTATGTTTTAACCCATATTCtgctgaatttttttttaataatcataataataataacaacaaaaaactatgatttattaaaccttttttttttaaaattaatataaaataaatagtatatTATGAGATGACTCCAATTCCCAAAATTTTATCCTGACACAGAGAAAGGAAATTtgagaagaaaaacaagaaaacgTATTCCATCTCCAACAGAATTTCAAGGAGTCAACTTTCGATTTCAAGTTTTGAATGGTTTGATTACTGATTTGGATTGGAATAGTAGAGTACCGGAATGGGGTTGGGCTGATCATCAGTTTCATGACTGCTACCGGCGATAATTCGCCGGAATTTTGATAACCGAAAAGGGAGAGGTGCGATGAGTCTCTGGCGCTAGTGGCGCGGATTCGGTGAGGGATCGGCCGAGAGGGTAGCGATGGGCTTCGCTGATGGTGGTGGATCCAATTAGCGGAGAAAGGGAAAGGAGGGTGACGCTGAAAAAAATGGCGATTCCGACGAACATATCGCCGGAAAAGCAATCCCatattttgttgactttttttgttttctctctctatctctcgaTTCCTATCTCacttctatttttgatttttttttactctttccGGTGTATGCGTGCCTATGCGTGTGTGAGGATCTGTCAATAGGCGTATGTACTGTGTATTGTTATGTGAAACAGTGTGAATGATCCTATGTATATCGAAAGCCTGTTAATTTTTTGTACATCTATTTCTTTTTCcgatttaaattttaactttaacaGAATTAACCTACAGGTTTTTAAcacttaaaacataaataaacatGTTATAACTTAATCAAACAAATGCAATAATAAGAAATTCACATAATCAATTAACCATATTTACTAAATAATGCATAAAGCAActtaaacatcattattcatgTGTTTATAAATAAATTCATAACATGGGTGATAcaggattgaaataaaaaaaaactgtAATGAATTGAATTGACTAATGAACAAAAAAATCCGTTTCCAAAAACTTCAAGCGAAACTTTAAAACTCAAATTCTCactctttctcctcttttttttttttgtttttctgaaGTATTAATCTGGtttctgattttattttttttggtcaatGTAGTCTGTGTTTCTGATATCTGTGTCAAAAGTGTCTGTGTCTGAGTCTGTGTACGTagtttctgttttttttttctggtAGGGAGTCCTGTAAGTAGCAGAGTTTCATGGGGAAAACAAAAGAGGGAACAGTTATttacaagataaaataaagggaaatttaaaatttaattttttttaaataaaataaaataataataatagatagagataataataataaataaataaataaaataaaaaatataaaaaaaataataaaaaatataaaaataaatataataataataataataataataaatataataattaattttatatttaacaaaacaaaacaagaatTTATAAAGGgacaaaaacaaatataataaaataatattaaaactattaatttatttattaaatttataaaagaaaacatatatttttaatttttatattatttaaaattagaataaaaataaaaacaaaaatcaaaataatatgtgattaaatataaaaatataatatatgtaatatcgataaacaagttaaaatttagagaggataaaaaatcacgtgttTACACTATATACTACCTTTCAAGAATCGAGGGATTCAATTGAACTCATTTCATTATTTACACGTGACTCTACCCTTAACCGACCTTTACTTTTCTTTGGATTGAAGCGtgattattattgtttgttgTTGTTACACAAGAAGTATACTAACTTATTATAGTGAAATTAAATTTGCTATGCAGCTAGGAATGGCAGGTGCATTGGAAACACTATGTGGACAAGCATTTGGTGCAAAGTAATATTACATGTTAGGTGTATATTTGCAACGTTCATGGATAGTACTCTTCTTATGTTGCATCATAATGTTGccaatatttttctttgaaacaCCAATTCTGATATTCTTAGGCCAACCAAAAGATGTTTCTGAGCTCTCTGGAGTTGTTTTGGCCTCTATACCATTACACTTTTTCTTTGCATTTCAATTCCCATTACAAAGATTCTTGCAAAGTCAATTGAAGAACAATGTGATTGCTTGGGCTAACTTTGTGGCCTTCACTGTCCATGTGTTGATAAGTTGGTTGATAGTGTACAAGTTTCAATTGGGAATTATTGGGACAACACTTACTTTGAATTTCTCTTGGTGGGTGATATTTTTGGTGCTATTTTGTTATACTACTTGTGGTGGATGTCCACTTTCTTGGACTGGTTTTAGTATGGAGGCTTTTTCTGGACTTTGGGACTTCTACAAACTTTCTGCTTCTTCTGGGGTCATGTTATGGTAAGAATTTCTAACTTCTATTAGAGTTTAATCAAGACATAAATCATCCAATACCCCTCCGAACTACGGCTGAAATTGCTACGATACACTCCTACTTCAGGGATCCTATTGTTCCCTAAACTCAATTTAAGCGtattttgtcacccttttgtgttGATGTGACAGTTTTTTAACACAAAATAGGGCCCACATCAACGGTGCCACGTCAGCTAAAATAATTGACAAAAGGTGCTACGCCAGctaaaaaagttgataaaaatacgctaaaatttaattcggagggtaataggactcctgttaagttgaagtgtgtcatagcaaatttgatcatagttatGGATACTAGATGCTTTTATCTTTAATTAACTTTtggtaaatttgaaaatattaaaactcTATGAGAATGACTGTTTTTAAAGACACACTACGACGGAGTTTCAAATTCCACATGTACTACATGACATGTCATGGAATTTTACTTCACAAGTATGAAACTCTTTGACAGTGGCTAGTTTTtaagataagaataaaaaaaaaaaagtgatcaGTTAACGCTATTTCTATGTTTAATTGATGTTGTCATGGTCTATCTATTCTTTTTAACTTAATCATTATCCAGAACTCATTGATCCtattaattcatattcaaatTGCGCACGATAATTTATTAAGATGAAAGTGCTTCTTACTTaactttcttcttattttcaagACTCGAATTAGAGATTTTCGatcatgatttatttattatgcttgataatggttttaatgtttttttttattttttttatttttttggtgtaaatggaaCAGCTTGGAGAACTGGTATTACAAGGTGCTAATTGTAATGACTGGTAATTTGGACAATGCTAAAATTGCTTTGGATTCTTTATCCATATGGTAATTATACTTTTCTTCTTGATCACACGTTTTGttttatatagaaaaaagaaagaaacaagtgGATATCAATCAATTATGACactaatgatgatgatatataaTTGTGTATTAATTAGATGCATGATTAATTCATTCCATCTTTTACATGTTCTTGATAACACGATAGAACAAAATAGAAATTTCGTAAAGAATATTGAAAGATAGTATAATTTTTAAGTTACACCACTAACTTTAATGGTTAATGACAACTCTAGAAAATTTAAATTGACAAGTTAGAtgtaccaatttttttttaaataactttgtGTTAATATTtccattgtcattgtcattatcattttCTTTGCCATTATTGAATATTAAGATGACAAATCTCATAAATTTGTCTCTCAGTCAAATTTAATGGCCAGGTACTTTCTACTTGTCAAAGAAGAAAATgactaaattatttttctaatttgctCAATAAAAAACAATaccaattaatttatcttttttatatgtcattgtcttattttttatttttattttaattcttgcAGCATGAATATCAGTAGTTGGGAATTGATGATTCCTCTTGGATTCTTTGCTGGAACTGGGTATGTTCATttacataaataattttatatttcaatttgatatatattatattatgaaaAATTTGTGGTTGGTATTGGTTACGTCTTGCATTTTGATAGGAAAATTGGAATATGTCTTGTTATAGATAATTAGATCACTTGTTTGCCTATAGTTAGAAGTAGAAGTAGAGGGCATCGTTTGTCCGCGTTTCAGAAAAAGTCTAAAAGTATGAATTATTGTTCGAGAAGTAGGAAgct
Proteins encoded:
- the LOC107851591 gene encoding protein DETOXIFICATION 27-like yields the protein MLGVYLQRSWIVLFLCCIIMLPIFFFETPILIFLGQPKDVSELSGVVLASIPLHFFFAFQFPLQRFLQSQLKNNVIAWANFVAFTVHVLISWLIVYKFQLGIIGTTLTLNFSWWVIFLVLFCYTTCGGCPLSWTGFSMEAFSGLWDFYKLSASSGVMLCLENWYYKVLIVMTGNLDNAKIALDSLSIW